The nucleotide sequence CCAAAACCCTGACAgtctttgttctttttcttcttttcatttgcACGCTGTTGACTGCAAGTACATCAATCAGTTCCGGGAAAGCAGTACAGCGGCTTAACTCAGCATCCCTCCTATTCATTTTCAAGTCTTCCTTCAGGTCAGTAAAGGCCTCCCCATCATGTTCAGCAgacatctttggaggtgaaagaTCCTCTTCAAGTGCCTGAAGTAGAAGCAAGCAGCCATTTCCATCAGATTCAGATCTATCAGAGAACTTATATTCCGCTTCCCCGTGCTCACTGGAATTATCATGCTTATAACTAGGCCTGCTTCTTCTGCCCCTCTTGCGCTTGAACTTACCCAGAAATTTCGTTTGAAGTATCTGTTCCATGATGGACCTTGTGTGGCATGGGTTTTTAGCAGCATTGTTCTTTCTGGCCTTTGAGCGGCTATTTAATGCAGTGGCCTGCTTCTGATTTTGCTTCAGGAATGCATCTGTACTTTGAGTCTGCTGTTTAAGTGCATGAATACGCTGTGTACACCCATTATGATAGAACTTTGGTTTCTTATTTCTTTCCATCAATGATGGCAGATCAGGGCTGCGACGATCCATGACCTCCAAGTTTTCCACTGCTTCATTCTCCTTCTCGGTTATCGGAACAAGGCAAGTGTCATCACTGTTGTCTGCAGCCTTTTTATTCTTCAAAGATACTCCTTGTTGATGCATCTTAGAACGAGGGCTGGTGTTTTTATTAGAATAAACATTATTGGATATGGGAAGGCTATTTATTCTTTCATCAGCTAAAGTTTTCCTTGTCAGATCTAATTCAGTATTTGCCCTCTGCAGCTCAACCTTAAGCGAGGCCATAGCATTTTGTGAACCATGCAATTGCTcttccagttccttgatcttcttAACATGCACCGAAGCTTCCAGTTCTTTCTCTTTTATCTGCAGAAGACACACTAACAAGTTTCAGGAACACATTCATTACAAACAAGACAACATATAGATGAAGTTCAAAAGTAAATAACTAGACAGCTGCTGTTACACATATGAGcaattttttaaaagaaaaataaatcagAACAAAAAGTGAATCGCATTGACTGACCACTGGCTCAATTCATTCCATACAATCTGTTGGTGtcataaaaaaagaaacaaaaaactcAAACATGGAGCCCTTGCATAACTGGCTGACCCAACTCTAGGGCAATGGAGTAGGGAAGCCAGTCATCCTACTCAAGGCCCCACACTAGGAGGGGATAAATCCCATGAAT is from Miscanthus floridulus cultivar M001 chromosome 7, ASM1932011v1, whole genome shotgun sequence and encodes:
- the LOC136462352 gene encoding uncharacterized protein isoform X2 — encoded protein: MASLKVELQRANTELDLTRKTLADERINSLPISNNVYSNKNTSPRSKMHQQGVSLKNKKAADNSDDTCLVPITEKENEAVENLEVMDRRSPDLPSLMERNKKPKFYHNGCTQRIHALKQQTQSTDAFLKQNQKQATALNSRSKARKNNAAKNPCHTRSIMEQILQTKFLGKFKRKRGRRSRPSYKHDNSSEHGEAEYKFSDRSESDGNGCLLLLQALEEDLSPPKMSAEHDGEAFTDLKEDLKMNRRDAELSRCTAFPELIDVLAVNSVQMKRRKRTKTVRVLEDDFSETKSVPEPANTQLRTSEKRMSGNQLVSEMTENRSDTPTRNSGPFLKCATGNLMHQTDAGNGQFDPEITSSVFLQSTKSETTDYGNLVVDQQELITPNNNTASLKEVNEDGRCSLASPKADASTLSSVDKENLKASSGLPVQALEKHDISFGSSLNKKEHTKASSGASMQAEGARHIKYTFNRRKRKGMSIDSTPQRAVPEESSDLCSPTNKQKLHPDHVEQDHLIDSPQGDSQLVQVAEQLILLSEHM